Proteins encoded by one window of Streptococcus suis S735:
- a CDS encoding DEAD/DEAH box helicase, whose translation MKELENYYGRLFTKYQLTAKEREIAEKVPSITKKNNCFRCGTTFEEENKLPNDAYYCRACLLLGRVRSDEKLYHFPQKDFPITKCLKWKGQLTDWQQRISDGLVANVENNRATLVHAVTGAGKTEMIYHTVASVIDKGGAVCLASPRIDVCIELYKRLQNDFSVPISLLHGESEPYFRTPLVVATTHQLLKFYQAFDLVLIDEVDAFPYADNPMLYRAADNAVKEAGVQVFLTATSTDELDKKVRTGKLSRLSLPRRFHGNPLVVPQKVWFSKFDDTLKKNRLVPKLKKAIEEQRKSCFPLLIFVPEISKGQEFTKIMKKTFPEETIGFVSSQTENRLEIVEGFRKRKITVLISTTILERGVTFPCVDVFVVQANHYLYTVSSLVQIAGRVGRSMERPTGLLQFYHEGSTGAIEKAVAEIKQMNKEAGYV comes from the coding sequence ATGAAAGAATTAGAAAATTATTATGGAAGATTATTTACCAAATACCAATTGACAGCAAAAGAAAGAGAAATAGCAGAAAAAGTGCCAAGTATTACAAAAAAGAATAACTGCTTTCGCTGTGGAACAACTTTTGAAGAAGAAAACAAATTGCCAAACGATGCTTATTACTGTCGAGCCTGCTTGCTTCTAGGCAGAGTACGGTCAGACGAAAAACTCTATCATTTTCCTCAGAAAGATTTTCCAATCACTAAGTGTTTAAAGTGGAAAGGTCAATTAACTGATTGGCAACAAAGAATTTCAGATGGACTAGTTGCAAACGTGGAAAATAATCGTGCGACATTGGTTCATGCAGTAACAGGAGCAGGTAAGACAGAAATGATCTACCACACCGTTGCCTCAGTGATTGATAAAGGCGGAGCGGTTTGCCTAGCCAGTCCTCGAATTGATGTTTGTATCGAACTCTATAAACGTCTGCAAAATGACTTTTCAGTTCCAATTAGTTTACTACATGGAGAGTCTGAACCCTATTTCCGAACCCCATTAGTTGTAGCAACCACACATCAGTTATTAAAATTTTATCAGGCCTTTGATTTGGTTTTGATTGATGAAGTAGACGCCTTTCCCTATGCAGATAATCCCATGCTCTATCGAGCAGCAGACAATGCGGTCAAGGAAGCTGGTGTTCAAGTTTTTCTGACAGCGACTTCAACAGATGAATTGGATAAAAAAGTCAGAACAGGTAAATTAAGTCGTCTTAGTTTGCCAAGGCGCTTTCATGGCAACCCACTTGTTGTCCCGCAAAAAGTCTGGTTTAGTAAATTCGATGATACCCTAAAGAAAAATAGACTAGTTCCAAAGTTGAAAAAAGCGATTGAAGAACAGAGAAAGTCGTGCTTTCCCTTACTCATTTTTGTCCCAGAAATCTCCAAAGGTCAAGAATTTACCAAGATAATGAAAAAAACATTCCCAGAAGAAACAATTGGCTTTGTATCCAGTCAAACAGAAAATCGCCTTGAAATAGTTGAAGGGTTTCGCAAGAGAAAAATCACAGTCTTAATCTCGACTACTATTCTTGAACGTGGGGTGACCTTCCCATGTGTAGACGTCTTTGTTGTTCAAGCCAATCATTACCTCTACACAGTGTCAAGTCTTGTTCAGATTGCAGGCCGAGTCGGAAGGAGTATGGAACGTCCGACTGGTTTACTCCAGTTTTATCATGAGGGAAGTACAGGAGCCATTGAAAAGGCAGTCGCTGAAATTAAACAGATGAACAAGGAGGCTGGTTATGTCTAA
- a CDS encoding response regulator transcription factor — MNTIRVMLVDDHEMVRLGLKSYLNLQPDVEVVAEASDGEEGLAKALEVKPDVVVMDLVMPKMTGVEATLALLKEWPQAQIVILTSYLDNEKIYPVLEAGARGYMLKTSSADEILAAIRKVALGEYAIETEVEKKVEHHKRHPDLHDDLTAREREILTLLAKGYDNQRIADESFISLKTVKTHVSNILSKLAVSDRTQAVVYAFQHGLVAQEDQ; from the coding sequence ATGAATACGATTCGAGTGATGCTGGTTGACGACCATGAGATGGTTCGCCTAGGATTGAAAAGTTACTTAAATTTACAGCCAGATGTTGAAGTAGTTGCAGAAGCTAGTGATGGCGAGGAAGGTTTGGCTAAAGCGTTAGAGGTTAAACCTGATGTTGTAGTGATGGACTTGGTTATGCCCAAGATGACTGGCGTAGAAGCAACTCTGGCCTTGCTGAAGGAATGGCCGCAAGCGCAGATTGTCATCCTGACCTCCTATCTAGATAATGAGAAAATCTATCCTGTGCTGGAAGCAGGAGCTCGTGGCTATATGTTGAAAACGTCAAGTGCTGACGAAATCTTAGCAGCCATCCGCAAGGTAGCTCTTGGAGAATATGCTATTGAGACAGAAGTAGAGAAAAAAGTAGAGCACCATAAACGCCACCCAGATTTACATGATGACTTGACAGCTCGTGAACGCGAAATCTTGACGCTGTTAGCCAAGGGATATGATAATCAACGAATTGCAGATGAGTCCTTCATATCCTTAAAAACTGTTAAGACCCATGTTTCCAATATCTTATCCAAACTAGCTGTTAGCGATCGTACTCAAGCAGTTGTTTATGCTTTCCAGCATGGTTTGGTGGCGCAAGAGGACCAATAG
- a CDS encoding YigZ family protein yields MKEFKTIREDGIVEEEIKKSRFICFMKRVTSEEEARDFINKIKKEHYKATHNCSAFVLGENMEIKRSSDDGEPSGTAGVPMLTVLENHELTNVATVVTRYFGGIKLGAGGLIRAYAGAVANAVKEIGVVEVKEQEGISLSMSYAQYQEFANWRAEQGLEEFDTQFTTEVSTMIFVDKEFLEQTLASLTDFYHGKVSTEKANSRIVEVPVY; encoded by the coding sequence ATGAAAGAATTTAAAACAATTAGAGAAGATGGTATTGTTGAAGAAGAAATTAAAAAGTCACGATTTATCTGCTTTATGAAACGAGTGACCAGCGAGGAGGAAGCTCGCGACTTTATCAACAAAATCAAGAAAGAGCATTACAAGGCTACTCATAACTGCTCTGCTTTTGTCCTTGGAGAAAATATGGAAATCAAGCGTTCCTCAGATGATGGGGAGCCGTCTGGTACTGCTGGTGTGCCAATGCTGACGGTTTTAGAAAATCACGAACTGACCAATGTCGCAACGGTGGTTACCCGCTATTTTGGAGGTATCAAACTCGGGGCAGGCGGACTTATTCGTGCTTACGCTGGAGCCGTGGCTAATGCAGTCAAGGAAATCGGGGTTGTGGAAGTTAAGGAGCAGGAAGGGATTTCCCTTAGCATGTCCTATGCCCAATACCAAGAGTTTGCCAATTGGCGAGCGGAGCAAGGTCTGGAAGAATTTGATACCCAGTTTACTACTGAAGTTTCAACCATGATTTTTGTAGATAAAGAATTCCTTGAACAAACCTTAGCAAGTCTCACTGACTTTTACCACGGAAAAGTATCCACGGAAAAAGCTAACTCTCGAATCGTTGAGGTACCTGTCTATTAA
- a CDS encoding sensor histidine kinase, translating into MRKRTYLLLAWFACLIVFVVIASTLPLLNYSLLDVTLWISTEQLVFTLILLVIVLTLFLAVMVQTVSLASTQVMRTKLQAILKNKSIRTDTESDQLLLQLSDKVRNLTRQVQLVDNQDLVKKEEIVEGERKRIARDLHDTVSQELFATSMILSGLSSNLSTLPQETLQEQLMLVKDMIESAQRDLRILLLHLRPSELESKTLVEGFELILREVSDKSNIIVHFQHEVEELPKLIEEHLFRIAQEIISNTLRHAKAKHLDVYLLQKETELQLKMTDDGIGFQQGADDELSYGLQNIRERVEDMAGTIKIRTAPNKGVAIDIRIPLLKGKEDEYDSSDAG; encoded by the coding sequence ATGAGAAAACGTACCTACCTACTCCTCGCCTGGTTTGCCTGTCTTATTGTTTTTGTGGTGATTGCTTCCACCCTCCCACTTTTAAATTATTCATTGCTAGATGTTACGCTCTGGATTTCAACGGAGCAGCTCGTGTTTACTCTCATTCTACTAGTTATTGTTTTGACCCTTTTTCTAGCTGTAATGGTACAAACTGTCAGCCTAGCCTCCACTCAGGTTATGCGGACGAAGTTACAAGCTATCTTGAAGAATAAAAGTATTCGAACAGATACCGAAAGTGATCAGCTCTTGCTCCAGTTGTCTGATAAGGTCAGAAACCTCACGCGTCAGGTGCAGCTGGTTGACAATCAAGATTTAGTCAAGAAAGAAGAGATTGTTGAGGGAGAACGGAAACGGATTGCCAGGGATTTGCATGATACGGTTAGTCAAGAGTTATTTGCAACGAGCATGATTTTGTCAGGATTATCGTCCAATCTATCCACTCTTCCGCAGGAAACCTTGCAGGAACAGCTGATGCTCGTGAAAGACATGATTGAGTCTGCCCAAAGAGACCTACGCATCCTATTATTACATCTACGCCCAAGTGAACTTGAAAGTAAAACCTTGGTTGAAGGATTTGAGTTGATTTTGCGTGAAGTTAGCGACAAAAGTAATATTATCGTTCATTTCCAACATGAAGTAGAGGAGTTACCGAAACTAATTGAAGAACATCTCTTCCGCATTGCGCAAGAAATTATCAGTAATACCTTGCGACATGCCAAAGCCAAGCATTTGGATGTTTACCTCTTGCAGAAGGAAACAGAACTTCAGTTGAAAATGACAGACGATGGTATCGGCTTCCAACAAGGTGCAGATGATGAATTAAGTTACGGTCTTCAAAACATACGTGAGCGGGTTGAAGACATGGCTGGAACGATAAAAATTCGCACAGCTCCAAATAAGGGAGTGGCGATCGATATTCGTATCCCACTATTGAAAGGAAAAGAAGATGAATACGATTCGAGTGATGCTGGTTGA
- the hpf gene encoding ribosome hibernation-promoting factor, HPF/YfiA family produces the protein MIKFSIRGENLEVTEALRTYVEEKVAKIEKYFNEEQELNAKVNLKVYRDKRAKVEVTIPVGAVTLRAEDISQEMYGSIDLVVDKIERQIRRNKTKIERKHRQKVATGQVFTDELVEQTGEEVKVVRTKQVDLKPMDMEEAVLQLELLGHDFFIYTDANDGTTNVLYRREDGDLGLLEVRQ, from the coding sequence ATGATTAAATTCAGTATTCGTGGAGAAAACCTTGAAGTTACAGAAGCACTTCGCACCTATGTAGAAGAGAAAGTGGCTAAGATTGAGAAATATTTCAATGAAGAACAAGAGTTGAATGCTAAAGTAAATCTAAAAGTTTACCGTGACAAGCGCGCAAAAGTAGAAGTGACAATTCCAGTTGGAGCAGTTACACTTCGCGCAGAAGATATTTCACAAGAAATGTATGGCTCTATCGATCTTGTAGTAGATAAGATTGAACGCCAAATTCGTCGTAACAAAACCAAGATTGAACGAAAGCATCGTCAAAAAGTGGCAACTGGTCAAGTCTTTACAGATGAACTTGTTGAGCAAACAGGCGAGGAAGTAAAAGTGGTTCGTACTAAGCAAGTAGACTTGAAACCAATGGATATGGAAGAAGCAGTCCTCCAATTGGAGTTGCTCGGACATGATTTCTTTATCTATACAGATGCTAATGACGGTACAACAAATGTATTGTATAGACGCGAAGATGGAGATTTGGGTCTTCTAGAGGTACGTCAATAA
- a CDS encoding ComF family protein produces MSNCLLCGQAMKNKTRFSDLIFFSKEKSGICEECFSTFEEIAEQHCPHCYKNGESESCKDCQYWQNQGKPVVHTALYQYNQAMAHYFSRYKFQGDYVLRNIFAKKLRIALSQFPDYTIVPIPISQKRLSERGFNQVEGLLDATNIPYQSLLGKYESQKQSSKNRAERLEAKQMFYLLDEKEVPEKILLFDDIYTTGATIQLAVELFMKIGRKEIKTFSLTR; encoded by the coding sequence ATGTCTAATTGCCTATTGTGCGGTCAAGCTATGAAAAATAAAACAAGATTTTCAGATCTCATCTTCTTTAGTAAAGAAAAATCGGGCATCTGTGAAGAATGTTTTTCGACTTTTGAGGAAATAGCAGAGCAACACTGTCCACATTGTTATAAAAATGGGGAATCGGAAAGTTGCAAGGATTGTCAGTACTGGCAGAATCAAGGGAAACCAGTTGTCCACACAGCTTTGTACCAATATAATCAAGCGATGGCGCATTATTTTAGTCGCTACAAATTTCAAGGAGACTATGTTTTAAGAAATATTTTTGCTAAAAAGCTTAGAATAGCGTTAAGCCAATTTCCTGACTACACAATTGTTCCCATACCAATTAGTCAAAAACGACTATCAGAACGCGGTTTTAATCAAGTGGAAGGACTTTTGGATGCTACAAATATTCCCTATCAGTCCCTTCTTGGAAAGTATGAAAGCCAAAAACAATCATCTAAAAATCGTGCAGAGAGACTAGAAGCAAAACAGATGTTCTATCTATTAGATGAAAAAGAAGTGCCAGAAAAAATATTATTATTCGACGATATATATACAACAGGAGCCACAATCCAACTTGCTGTAGAACTTTTCATGAAAATTGGTAGGAAAGAAATCAAAACATTTTCACTAACACGATAA
- a CDS encoding S1 RNA-binding domain-containing protein — MKIGDKLKGTVTGIQPYGAFVQLENGTTGLIHISEIKTGFVDNIYDHLKLGQEVLVQVVDFDEYTEKASLSIRTLEEEQQKIPCHHRFTNERNKIGFSPLAKQLPKWIEEAKGYLKEHKEKKV, encoded by the coding sequence ATGAAAATCGGAGATAAACTCAAGGGGACGGTAACGGGTATTCAACCGTATGGAGCCTTTGTACAATTAGAGAATGGGACGACGGGCCTAATCCATATCTCGGAAATCAAAACAGGTTTTGTTGATAATATTTATGATCATTTAAAATTGGGGCAAGAGGTTTTGGTACAGGTAGTTGATTTTGATGAATATACTGAAAAGGCTAGTTTATCAATCCGGACCTTAGAAGAAGAACAACAAAAAATTCCGTGCCATCATCGTTTTACAAATGAACGGAATAAAATTGGTTTTTCCCCCTTAGCAAAACAACTTCCGAAATGGATTGAGGAAGCTAAAGGCTATCTCAAAGAACACAAAGAAAAGAAGGTATAG
- the cysK gene encoding cysteine synthase A, translated as MAIYQNITQLVGKTPVIKLNNIVPEGAAEVYVKLEAFNPGSSVKDRIALAMIEDAEKAGTIKPGDTIVEPTSGNTGIGLAWVGAAKGYNVIIVMPETMSVERRKIIQAYGAELVLTPGSEGMKGAIAKAKEIAEEKNGWVPFQFANPSNPKVHEDTTGQEILEDFGTTGLDAFVSGVGTGGTVSGVSHVLKTANPDIAIYAVEADESAVLSGEAPGPHKIQGISAGFIPDTLDTSAYDGIIRVKSDDALATGRAIGGKEGFLVGISSGAAIHAAIEVAKELGTGKKVLAILPDNGERYLSTALYEFND; from the coding sequence ATGGCTATTTATCAAAACATTACTCAATTAGTTGGAAAAACACCTGTTATTAAACTCAATAATATCGTTCCAGAGGGGGCAGCGGAGGTCTATGTGAAATTAGAGGCCTTTAACCCAGGATCTTCTGTAAAAGACCGTATCGCCTTGGCTATGATTGAAGATGCTGAAAAGGCTGGTACAATCAAACCTGGAGATACTATTGTTGAGCCAACAAGTGGTAACACTGGTATCGGTCTTGCTTGGGTTGGAGCAGCAAAAGGTTATAATGTGATTATCGTCATGCCTGAAACCATGAGTGTTGAGCGTCGTAAGATTATCCAAGCTTATGGAGCTGAACTTGTCTTGACTCCTGGTAGCGAAGGGATGAAGGGGGCTATCGCCAAAGCAAAAGAGATTGCTGAAGAAAAAAATGGCTGGGTTCCTTTCCAGTTTGCTAATCCATCCAATCCAAAAGTTCACGAAGATACAACAGGACAGGAAATTTTGGAAGACTTTGGCACAACTGGTTTAGATGCCTTTGTATCTGGCGTTGGTACTGGTGGTACCGTTTCAGGTGTTTCGCATGTTTTGAAGACAGCAAATCCAGATATTGCTATCTATGCTGTTGAAGCTGATGAATCAGCTGTCTTATCTGGTGAAGCACCTGGTCCGCACAAGATCCAAGGTATTTCGGCAGGTTTTATTCCAGATACTTTGGACACTAGCGCCTATGATGGCATTATTCGTGTCAAATCCGATGATGCCTTAGCTACAGGTCGTGCTATCGGTGGAAAAGAAGGATTCTTAGTTGGTATTTCTTCAGGTGCAGCAATTCACGCTGCTATCGAAGTCGCTAAGGAGTTGGGAACTGGGAAAAAAGTGTTGGCAATCTTGCCTGATAACGGAGAACGTTACTTGTCAACAGCTCTTTATGAGTTCAATGATTAA
- a CDS encoding bifunctional Cof-type HAD-IIB family hydrolase/peptidylprolyl isomerase → MDAKLRYKAKKIKIVFFDIDDTLRVKNTGYIPESIQQVFKSLKEKGILTGIASGRTPYGLVPEIKALKPDFFAMINGSYVEDAKGQVVYHQPMPQNLVESVLNWAKEIGIEYGMLSSQKGTLSARTDRISQVIDLIYEGLETKPTFYKENDIYQLLTFEKDGHEVELPEELQAELRSVRWDAISSDIVLKGSSKATGVAKVVEKLGLKPENVLVFGDGLNDIELFDYAGISIAMGHSHPELQKHADYITKKVEEDGIFDALEKLGMVEKEKYFPQLDLENVTGPVAHIKTNHGKLTVKLFPEIAPKTVANFVALSKDGYYDGIIFHRIIKDFMIQGGDPTGTGMGGESIYGTAFEDEFSMEAFNLRGALSMANAGPNTNGSQFFIVQNQNFPYNAKELERGGWPKEVAEAYVKNGGTPYLDQRHTVFGHLVDEESFVVLDAIAAVATDSADCPHEDVVIETIEIED, encoded by the coding sequence ATGGATGCAAAACTCAGATATAAGGCAAAAAAAATAAAAATAGTCTTTTTTGACATTGACGACACGCTACGTGTGAAGAATACAGGCTACATTCCTGAATCAATTCAGCAGGTTTTTAAATCACTGAAAGAAAAGGGAATTTTGACAGGAATTGCGTCAGGACGAACGCCTTATGGTTTGGTGCCAGAAATCAAGGCCTTAAAGCCAGACTTTTTCGCTATGATTAACGGCTCCTACGTAGAAGATGCCAAAGGTCAGGTAGTGTACCATCAGCCGATGCCCCAAAATTTAGTAGAATCTGTATTAAATTGGGCTAAAGAAATTGGAATCGAATATGGTATGCTTAGTAGTCAAAAAGGGACACTTTCTGCACGAACTGACCGTATTAGTCAAGTAATTGACTTGATTTATGAAGGTTTGGAAACAAAACCAACTTTTTATAAAGAAAATGATATCTATCAATTGTTAACTTTCGAGAAAGATGGTCACGAAGTAGAACTTCCAGAAGAGTTGCAAGCAGAATTGCGTAGTGTTCGTTGGGATGCTATTTCATCGGACATTGTGTTAAAAGGCTCTTCCAAAGCAACTGGTGTTGCTAAGGTTGTTGAAAAACTAGGCCTGAAACCTGAAAATGTCCTAGTGTTCGGAGATGGACTCAACGATATTGAGTTATTCGATTATGCAGGAATTAGTATCGCTATGGGGCATTCGCATCCAGAATTGCAAAAGCATGCAGATTATATCACAAAAAAAGTAGAAGAAGATGGCATTTTTGATGCCTTGGAGAAATTAGGTATGGTAGAAAAAGAAAAATATTTCCCGCAATTAGATTTGGAAAATGTTACAGGACCAGTTGCGCATATCAAGACTAACCATGGTAAGTTAACAGTAAAACTCTTCCCTGAAATTGCACCCAAAACTGTAGCAAATTTCGTAGCTCTTTCTAAAGATGGCTATTATGACGGAATTATCTTCCATCGTATTATCAAAGACTTTATGATTCAAGGTGGCGATCCAACCGGAACAGGTATGGGTGGTGAATCTATTTATGGTACTGCGTTTGAAGATGAATTTTCAATGGAAGCTTTTAATCTCAGAGGAGCCTTGTCAATGGCCAATGCAGGACCAAATACAAATGGAAGCCAATTCTTTATCGTTCAAAACCAAAACTTCCCATACAATGCGAAAGAATTAGAACGAGGCGGTTGGCCTAAAGAAGTTGCAGAAGCCTATGTCAAAAATGGCGGGACACCATATCTGGATCAACGCCACACAGTGTTTGGTCATCTAGTTGATGAAGAATCCTTCGTCGTCTTGGATGCTATCGCAGCGGTTGCAACAGATTCAGCAGATTGTCCACATGAAGATGTTGTAATTGAGACCATCGAAATAGAGGATTAA